A genomic stretch from Fodinibius salinus includes:
- the aroC gene encoding chorismate synthase, translating into MIRYLTAGESHGPKLTGIIEGVPAGLPITEDEIALHLARRQKGYGRGGRMAFEKDKATISSGVRFGKTTGAPIAMQMPNRAHEKDDSNWPKVLAKEGNGDDVDPITVPRPGHADLTGVQKYRYDDIRPAIERSSARETAMRVACSSIARKFLKHFGIEIGGHVTRIGKVGYEQPWEDVRDRVDPMLEDGAETIFKTADESPVRCLDEDLTQQMRDLIIKRRKEGSSLGGHWEVVVTGLPAGLGSFVHWDRKLGGQLAQAIIGTQAMKGVQIGQGFESGRRHGQVVHDEIIHEDGTFKRRTNRMGGLEGGVTTGMPLIIRGVMKPIPTMLTPIDTVDIHSKEKTDTRYERSDVCALPRAIVVAESVIAPVLANAFLEKFGGDSIEEIEERLDQ; encoded by the coding sequence ATGATACGATACTTAACCGCCGGCGAATCGCACGGCCCTAAACTTACCGGCATCATCGAAGGCGTGCCCGCCGGCCTGCCCATAACTGAAGATGAAATTGCTCTACACCTAGCACGCCGTCAAAAAGGTTACGGCCGCGGTGGACGTATGGCCTTTGAAAAAGATAAGGCTACCATCTCGTCCGGCGTACGATTCGGTAAAACAACCGGTGCCCCCATTGCTATGCAGATGCCCAACCGCGCGCATGAAAAAGACGATTCTAACTGGCCCAAAGTGCTAGCCAAGGAGGGCAACGGTGACGATGTAGATCCCATTACCGTCCCGCGACCCGGCCATGCCGATCTGACGGGTGTACAAAAATACCGGTACGATGATATTCGACCCGCTATCGAACGTTCTAGCGCCCGTGAAACAGCCATGCGCGTAGCCTGCAGCTCTATCGCTCGCAAGTTTTTAAAACATTTTGGTATTGAAATTGGCGGTCATGTAACCCGCATTGGCAAGGTAGGATATGAACAGCCGTGGGAGGATGTGCGCGACCGCGTGGATCCCATGCTCGAAGATGGCGCAGAAACCATATTCAAAACCGCCGATGAATCACCGGTGCGCTGCCTCGACGAAGATCTGACCCAACAGATGCGTGATCTAATTATCAAACGACGCAAAGAAGGAAGCTCACTAGGCGGACACTGGGAGGTTGTGGTAACCGGCCTGCCTGCAGGACTCGGCAGCTTTGTCCACTGGGACCGCAAACTCGGCGGCCAGCTGGCACAAGCCATCATCGGCACCCAAGCCATGAAGGGCGTGCAAATCGGGCAGGGTTTTGAGTCTGGCCGACGCCATGGACAAGTAGTGCACGATGAGATTATCCATGAGGATGGTACATTTAAGCGCCGAACTAATCGCATGGGTGGACTGGAAGGCGGTGTAACTACTGGCATGCCGCTAATCATCCGCGGCGTAATGAAGCCTATCCCCACTATGCTTACACCGATTGATACAGTTGATATCCACAGCAAAGAAAAAACCGACACACGTTATGAACGGTCAGATGTCTGTGCGCTCCCGCGGGCCATTGTGGTAGCAGAAAGTGTAATTGCCCCCGTGCTGGCCAATGCCTTTTTGGAAAAATTCGGTGGTGACTCTATTGAAGAAATTGAAGAACGGCTTGATCAGTAA
- a CDS encoding LysM peptidoglycan-binding domain-containing protein, whose amino-acid sequence MSYQKILITIFCIGFLTVGASSCVLAQGTSHTVQEGETLFSIAQQYDVTVQQVKGWNSLTNNNLSVGQELIIRDNTPTDKNQLTHTVKANETLFSISKSYNVSIAEIKSWNNLSSNQLAVGQKLTIYPAEKKSSNESSIVVDEPSDQNTYYTVKNGDTLYRIAQQHRMTVEELKKLNNLASNTIRVGQELTVRDTGTDVPPSVAEAVGSAPQGKFISYEISNSSEGLQDILDKFNMDKQEFKALNTGTNINSLRSGQTVTVLAPPTKVHKNPFLDRLSLQNLGSASVTKYDTTAKAHPTTNGELYNPDALTAAHSNMALGSVVFIRNPANGIGIFVRINDRTSGNALKLSDAAWESLDLSSSSPQITIYQQ is encoded by the coding sequence ATGAGTTATCAAAAAATATTGATTACAATATTCTGCATTGGCTTTCTAACGGTAGGAGCTTCTTCTTGTGTTTTAGCTCAAGGAACTTCACATACCGTTCAGGAAGGCGAAACGCTCTTTAGTATTGCCCAGCAGTATGATGTAACAGTCCAGCAGGTAAAGGGTTGGAACAGCCTGACCAACAACAATCTTTCGGTGGGACAAGAACTGATCATCCGGGACAACACACCCACTGATAAAAACCAGCTTACCCACACTGTTAAAGCAAATGAAACTCTTTTTTCGATCTCTAAATCTTACAATGTAAGTATCGCGGAAATCAAATCGTGGAATAATCTATCATCAAATCAGTTAGCTGTTGGACAAAAGCTGACGATTTATCCGGCAGAGAAAAAATCTTCTAATGAGTCATCAATTGTTGTAGATGAACCATCGGATCAAAATACTTATTACACCGTTAAAAACGGGGATACGTTATATCGCATTGCACAACAACACCGCATGACGGTTGAGGAGCTAAAAAAACTGAATAATTTGGCTTCGAACACTATCAGAGTAGGGCAAGAACTTACGGTTCGCGATACTGGTACAGACGTCCCGCCATCTGTAGCCGAAGCTGTGGGATCGGCACCGCAGGGTAAATTCATTTCCTATGAAATAAGCAACAGTTCCGAGGGCCTTCAGGATATCCTTGATAAGTTTAATATGGATAAACAAGAGTTTAAGGCGTTGAACACCGGAACAAATATTAATTCGCTGCGGAGTGGACAGACGGTTACGGTATTAGCACCGCCTACCAAAGTACACAAAAATCCCTTTCTGGATCGGCTGAGCCTTCAAAACCTGGGATCTGCTTCGGTTACAAAATATGATACCACTGCCAAAGCTCATCCTACCACAAATGGCGAACTTTACAATCCAGATGCGCTGACGGCAGCACATTCAAACATGGCTTTGGGATCAGTGGTCTTTATTAGAAACCCGGCAAATGGGATAGGTATTTTTGTCCGTATTAACGACCGTACTTCGGGAAATGCCCTAAAACTTTCGGATGCTGCCTGGGAGTCTCTTGATTTAAGCAGCTCGTCACCACAAATCACAATCTATCAGCAATGA
- a CDS encoding tetratricopeptide repeat protein, whose amino-acid sequence MSEEDKPKIKQLARQIKQNPGDSFSKFALALEFRKEAEFKKARILFEDILSTDPDYVGVYYHLGKLYEAIGRLADARELYQQGIPKAEEQDENRTKTELQEALQLVETEIEDH is encoded by the coding sequence ATGAGCGAAGAAGATAAACCAAAAATAAAGCAACTTGCCCGGCAGATTAAACAAAATCCCGGGGACTCATTTTCAAAGTTTGCCTTAGCGCTGGAGTTTCGCAAAGAGGCCGAATTTAAAAAGGCGCGTATCCTCTTTGAGGATATTCTCTCCACTGATCCCGATTATGTGGGCGTCTATTACCATCTTGGCAAACTATATGAAGCAATAGGTCGACTGGCAGATGCCCGTGAGTTGTACCAGCAGGGAATTCCCAAAGCTGAAGAACAGGACGAGAACCGGACAAAGACGGAGCTGCAGGAAGCACTACAGCTGGTTGAAACCGAAATTGAAGACCACTAA